Proteins encoded within one genomic window of Thioploca ingrica:
- a CDS encoding PilT protein domain-containing protein: MEILIYLDTHVVIWLYAGKTEHIPYKTLELMKTQELLLSPMVLLEMTYLFEIKRLTVLVRTQQIPP, from the coding sequence ATGGAAATTTTGATTTATTTAGATACCCATGTGGTGATATGGCTCTATGCGGGTAAAACTGAACACATTCCTTATAAAACGTTAGAACTGATGAAGACTCAAGAATTATTGCTTTCCCCGATGGTGCTGTTGGAAATGACTTATTTGTTTGAGATCAAACGCCTTACCGTGTTAGTTCGAACGCAGCAAATCCCACCCTAA
- a CDS encoding ASPIC/UnbV domain-containing protein: MQIKQSITPLVALVVIIILYGFARLPEISPEERQQLAQRFNFSQLTLAEVPGPEKQTRRPVNPHAERISGWISAVGAAVALNDLDGDGLANDICRIETRTNQVIVAPVPGTGNRYQPVTLSAAPILPYDDKTMAPMGCLPADLNEDNRMDLLVYYWGRTPVAFLQTDKPTEYQPVELVTEIERWFTNAATTADIDGDGHLDLIIANYFQDGARILDVKAETRDEMQHSMSRAYNAGGTYFFLGEPVDQEEKLTVHFRRINGSEVLEQPVNHAWTLAVGAADLDGDLLPELYFANDFGPDRLLHNRSTPGQLNFARLQGKRGFTMPASKVVGKDSFKGMGVDFADLNGDGIPDIFVSNIAAEYALEESHFLFVSTGETEPMKQGIAPYVDKSEPWGVSRSSWGWDSKLVDFDNDGMSEAIQATGFLKGEIGRWPELQQIAIGNDELLKDTRFWPPFKEGDDLCGHAMNPFYVRAKNGRYVNIAADLGLDQPYVTRGIATADVDGDGDLDFALANQWEDSYFYRNDCSNHCGHFLGLHVRMVAALNQDKPISVYNGHPTHPSRPAITATAKVTLPDGRKLVAQVDGGNGHSGKRSHDLHFGLGSVPTDKPLPVELNWRDGQGKIHQDKLSLAPGWHTVELNTNGTNNLAHHQPDFKVNSIAKGE; encoded by the coding sequence ATGCAAATTAAACAGTCTATTACTCCACTGGTTGCGCTGGTGGTTATTATTATTTTATATGGCTTTGCTCGGCTTCCGGAAATATCACCTGAAGAAAGACAACAACTGGCCCAACGATTTAATTTTTCACAATTAACCTTAGCTGAAGTACCTGGTCCAGAAAAACAGACGAGACGACCGGTTAATCCTCACGCTGAACGTATCTCCGGTTGGATTTCCGCCGTTGGTGCGGCAGTGGCGCTGAATGATTTAGATGGTGATGGTCTAGCTAATGATATTTGCCGTATTGAAACTCGTACTAATCAGGTCATTGTCGCACCGGTGCCTGGAACCGGTAATCGTTATCAACCGGTGACTTTATCCGCAGCACCGATCTTACCTTACGACGATAAAACTATGGCGCCGATGGGTTGTTTACCCGCCGATTTGAACGAAGATAACCGAATGGATCTATTGGTTTATTATTGGGGTCGGACGCCGGTGGCTTTTTTACAGACCGATAAGCCAACCGAGTATCAGCCTGTAGAACTAGTTACCGAGATAGAGCGTTGGTTTACGAATGCGGCGACGACTGCTGATATCGATGGTGATGGTCATCTCGATTTAATCATTGCTAATTATTTTCAAGATGGTGCACGTATTCTGGATGTTAAGGCAGAAACACGAGATGAAATGCAGCATTCTATGTCGCGAGCTTATAATGCCGGCGGAACTTATTTCTTTCTGGGTGAACCCGTTGATCAAGAAGAAAAATTAACCGTACATTTTCGGCGAATTAATGGCAGCGAAGTACTGGAGCAACCGGTCAATCACGCTTGGACGTTGGCAGTGGGTGCTGCTGATCTCGATGGTGACTTGCTCCCGGAACTTTATTTTGCTAACGATTTTGGTCCCGATCGGCTATTACACAACCGCTCCACACCGGGTCAGTTAAATTTTGCGCGCTTGCAAGGTAAACGGGGTTTTACCATGCCCGCTTCCAAAGTGGTGGGCAAAGATTCATTTAAAGGCATGGGAGTTGACTTTGCCGACCTTAATGGTGATGGCATCCCCGACATATTTGTCAGTAATATCGCGGCGGAATATGCCTTAGAAGAAAGTCATTTTCTGTTTGTGAGCACTGGCGAAACGGAACCCATGAAACAGGGCATCGCGCCTTATGTGGATAAAAGTGAACCGTGGGGCGTGTCGCGGAGTAGCTGGGGTTGGGACAGCAAGTTAGTCGATTTTGATAATGATGGCATGTCGGAGGCGATCCAAGCCACTGGTTTTCTCAAAGGTGAAATTGGTCGCTGGCCAGAATTACAACAAATCGCCATTGGCAATGATGAATTGCTAAAAGATACCCGTTTTTGGCCACCCTTTAAGGAAGGCGATGATCTCTGTGGTCATGCGATGAATCCGTTTTATGTGCGAGCTAAAAATGGCCGCTATGTGAATATCGCCGCTGATCTGGGCTTAGATCAACCATATGTCACTCGTGGTATTGCCACAGCTGACGTGGATGGCGATGGTGATCTGGATTTTGCATTGGCTAATCAGTGGGAAGATTCTTACTTTTACCGTAATGATTGTTCCAATCACTGTGGTCACTTTTTAGGTTTACATGTGCGAATGGTAGCGGCGCTGAATCAAGATAAGCCAATCTCTGTTTATAATGGACATCCTACCCATCCCAGCCGTCCGGCGATCACGGCTACGGCCAAAGTCACTTTACCCGATGGACGCAAGCTGGTGGCACAAGTCGATGGGGGTAATGGGCATTCTGGCAAGCGCAGTCACGATCTGCATTTTGGTTTGGGTTCAGTACCGACTGATAAACCCCTACCGGTTGAATTAAATTGGCGAGATGGGCAAGGGAAAATCCATCAGGACAAATTATCGTTAGCCCCGGGTTGGCATACGGTGGAATTGAATACGAATGGAACGAATAATCTCGCTCATCATCAGCCCGATTTTAAAGTAAACTCAATTGCCAAAGGAGAATGA
- a CDS encoding polyketide synthase family protein: protein MSERIAIIGMACRYPEADNPKMLWENTLAQRRAFRRLPAERLNLADYFSTDRTLPDAVYCDQAAVIEGYEFDRLKYRISGHTYRSTDLTHWLALDIAAQALEDAGFPDGQGLVKERTGVLVGNTLTGEFSRAALMRLRWPYVRRMVDAQLRKNNWTAESRATFLADLEIDYKQPFEPVGEETLAGGLSNTIAGRICNHFDLGGGGYTLDGACSSSLLALANACNALVTGDLDTAVVGGVDLSLDPFELIGFAKTAALAATQMRVYDAAANGFWPGEGCGFVILMRYEDALACGARCYTLIRGWGISSDGGGGITRPEEKGQRLALERAYQRAGYGIDTVPLFEGHGTGTTVGDQVELQTLMSARRAAHSQGLPAAISSIKANIGHTKAAAGIAGILKAVMAIHNQILPPATAVAHPHPLLQANNANLRLLSGAEVWPAQQSLRAGVSSFGFGGINVHVTLEGINGIRRTQLTSKEQQLIATPQENELFLLGAEDFPALAALLSQLAQLAPRLSFGELTDLAARLAQQDRFFPVRAALIAATPTQLADKLEQLWTKVTSGEQQLFDQQAGIFLAVRDQPPRITLLFPGQAAPVRLTGGIWSRRFPQITALYQQAILTDPDNDLNSTAVAQPAIITAAIAGLQILATFGITGQLAVGHSLGEFAALYWANAMDEATLLKTVQVRGQAMTDVAAPAGAMLSLAVDEATAQAWCTKIAGINIAGLNSPSQTVVSGEKSAIIQLQQQAQTQGITATLLPVAHGFHSPLMLSAAEELATHLAPVALQPLQRRVISTITGQELEPQVNWKELLIKQMTQPVRFSAAIQQVVPETDLFVEVGPGQILTNLVHQTTAVPVIPLDIAGSSFQGLLTALGAAYVMGAPLNREALFADRLVRPFSLDWQPQFFVNPCELAPLPDAAISTTVVAPVTKVEELLSTAAQAETAESQAQLSILERLRQAVAKKAELPPTAVHNHSRLLADLHLNSITVGQIVAEVSRQLGLAAPVDPTAYASATVAQIAQAMEDRLASGEAEANPTTTLPAGVDAWIRAFTVTYLERPRRGNPLTPQGQGGWQVFGDANHPLKVPLEQQLNSWGGGGVALCLPADVNENHIGMMLAAAQAVLELTSNRRYFILVQTGNSAAAFARTLHREQPNLTTVVITLPLLTSAFDQPTALPEKSNTIAVQQALEHILAELHIAKGYHEVRYDLEEIRYERWLQLLPSPNLAPTLPLTAADILLVSGGGKGITAECAAALARETGVKLVLLGRASPDQDHELAENLARFQAMGLIFKYCQTDVTNETAVKATIAEIVPEWGAITALLHGAGTNQPTLLRHLDAAAFQRTLAPKVGGLRHLLNAIDPQQLRLLISFGSFIAPAGMPGEADYAVANEWLAALTEAHQQAYPHCRCLTLEWTVWSEVGMGKRLGSDETLAQQGITPISPEVGISILRQALLAQNWPKTVIISGRMPEVPTLRLEHPDLPFLRFLEHPRVYYPGIELVVEAELSPVSDPYLNDHVFKGQSIFPAVMGLEAMAQVAATVLGVKEIAGFDQVEFARPVVVAANQAEIVQIAALVREPGKVDVVLRCAQTGFKVNHFQARCLVSDAISPTTAIATKLNGKEIPLELEPYGELLFQTGRFKRIRSYQHLEATQCIGEIAAADASPWFGRYLPPTLLLGDPGSRDAAIHAIQACIPHAQLLPIAVERLTLVDIDLPGPWTLSAQERWRQGDRFCYDFVLQTPTGQIREIWEGLHLHKVSVIPWQTGWQEALLAPYVERRLQELIPAALLRVALHHEITPDRSLRRDQAFQKLLGSPLEIVKRPDGKPEIPRSDWKISAAHAGDFTLTVAGTTAVACDLEPVVKREKQTWLDLLGNHYDLIKVIDQDTHETSEKAATRIWTARECLKKAGALLETPLTIKESAQDGWILFAAGEMTIASAMTTLKSHEAPLALAILVGK from the coding sequence ATGAGCGAACGTATTGCCATTATTGGCATGGCCTGTCGTTATCCTGAAGCGGATAACCCTAAAATGCTTTGGGAAAACACTTTGGCACAACGACGTGCTTTCCGTCGTCTACCCGCTGAAAGATTAAATTTAGCGGATTATTTTTCTACCGATCGGACTCTACCTGATGCCGTTTATTGTGACCAAGCGGCGGTTATCGAGGGCTATGAATTTGATCGACTCAAATATCGTATTAGTGGTCACACCTACCGTAGCACTGATTTAACCCATTGGTTAGCCTTAGATATTGCTGCGCAAGCCTTGGAAGATGCTGGTTTTCCTGATGGTCAAGGATTAGTTAAAGAACGAACCGGAGTATTAGTGGGTAATACCCTCACCGGTGAATTCTCACGCGCTGCCCTCATGCGGTTACGGTGGCCTTATGTTCGCCGCATGGTCGACGCGCAATTACGTAAAAATAATTGGACGGCGGAGAGTCGTGCGACCTTTTTAGCTGATTTAGAAATCGATTATAAACAACCCTTTGAACCGGTTGGCGAAGAAACTCTCGCTGGCGGTCTTTCCAATACCATTGCTGGCCGAATTTGTAACCACTTTGATTTGGGTGGTGGCGGTTATACCCTAGATGGTGCCTGTAGTTCCTCATTGTTGGCACTGGCTAATGCTTGTAATGCTTTAGTTACTGGTGACCTGGATACGGCGGTGGTAGGCGGTGTCGATTTAAGTCTCGATCCGTTTGAACTGATTGGCTTTGCTAAAACCGCTGCGTTGGCTGCTACGCAAATGCGGGTTTATGATGCCGCTGCCAATGGCTTTTGGCCCGGTGAAGGCTGTGGTTTTGTTATTCTCATGCGTTATGAAGACGCTTTAGCTTGTGGTGCCCGTTGTTATACGTTGATTCGAGGTTGGGGGATTTCCTCCGACGGCGGGGGTGGCATCACCCGTCCGGAAGAAAAAGGTCAACGTTTAGCTTTAGAGAGAGCTTATCAACGCGCTGGTTACGGGATTGACACGGTACCTCTGTTTGAAGGTCACGGCACCGGTACGACGGTTGGCGATCAAGTTGAATTGCAAACGCTAATGTCTGCGCGTCGCGCCGCTCACTCTCAAGGCTTACCAGCAGCAATTAGTTCCATTAAAGCCAATATTGGTCATACCAAAGCCGCCGCCGGTATCGCTGGCATATTAAAAGCCGTCATGGCAATTCATAATCAAATTTTACCGCCCGCTACCGCCGTGGCTCATCCTCATCCGCTGTTGCAAGCAAACAATGCCAATCTACGTTTGCTCTCTGGTGCGGAAGTTTGGCCGGCTCAACAATCGCTGCGTGCCGGCGTTAGTTCCTTTGGTTTTGGTGGGATTAATGTTCATGTCACTTTAGAAGGTATTAATGGAATTCGGCGTACTCAGCTTACTTCTAAAGAACAGCAATTAATCGCCACACCGCAAGAAAATGAACTCTTCCTGTTGGGAGCAGAAGATTTTCCGGCACTAGCGGCTTTGCTAAGCCAATTGGCACAGCTTGCACCTCGCCTTTCCTTCGGTGAACTCACCGATCTGGCAGCCCGATTGGCACAGCAAGACCGCTTCTTCCCAGTTAGAGCCGCATTGATAGCCGCTACCCCAACTCAATTGGCAGATAAGCTGGAACAGTTGTGGACAAAAGTGACTAGCGGCGAGCAACAATTATTTGATCAGCAAGCCGGTATTTTTCTAGCTGTGCGTGACCAACCACCACGGATTACTTTGCTCTTTCCCGGGCAAGCCGCTCCAGTTCGTTTAACCGGCGGGATATGGTCACGTCGCTTTCCCCAAATAACAGCACTTTACCAGCAAGCTATCCTAACCGATCCCGATAACGATTTAAATTCAACCGCAGTTGCCCAACCGGCCATTATTACCGCAGCAATAGCCGGTTTGCAAATCCTGGCTACCTTTGGCATTACGGGACAATTGGCAGTAGGGCACAGTTTAGGCGAATTTGCTGCACTGTATTGGGCCAACGCGATGGATGAAGCAACCCTGTTAAAGACGGTTCAAGTTCGTGGACAAGCGATGACGGATGTGGCTGCGCCCGCTGGCGCCATGTTGAGTTTAGCGGTTGACGAAGCTACCGCGCAAGCCTGGTGCACGAAAATAGCCGGGATCAATATTGCTGGTTTAAATAGTCCCTCTCAAACCGTGGTATCGGGAGAAAAATCGGCAATAATACAACTGCAACAACAGGCGCAAACCCAAGGAATAACGGCCACGCTGTTGCCGGTTGCGCATGGCTTTCATTCCCCACTGATGCTTTCGGCTGCCGAAGAATTGGCGACTCACCTAGCACCAGTCGCTTTACAACCTTTACAGCGGCGCGTGATCTCAACGATTACCGGCCAAGAATTAGAACCGCAAGTGAATTGGAAAGAACTCCTGATCAAGCAAATGACTCAACCGGTTCGCTTTAGCGCAGCAATTCAACAGGTGGTGCCAGAAACCGACTTGTTTGTAGAAGTGGGTCCAGGACAAATCTTAACCAATTTGGTTCATCAAACCACGGCAGTGCCAGTTATTCCATTGGATATAGCCGGTTCTTCTTTTCAAGGCTTATTAACTGCTTTAGGTGCTGCTTATGTCATGGGCGCGCCGCTTAACCGTGAAGCCTTGTTTGCGGATCGGCTGGTACGTCCGTTTTCCTTAGATTGGCAACCGCAGTTTTTTGTTAATCCCTGTGAATTAGCACCGCTTCCTGACGCAGCTATTTCAACCACTGTGGTAGCCCCGGTAACTAAAGTAGAAGAGCTACTATCTACAGCCGCACAAGCTGAAACAGCAGAAAGTCAAGCCCAGTTGTCGATACTCGAACGTCTGCGTCAAGCCGTGGCTAAAAAAGCTGAATTACCGCCAACTGCCGTGCATAATCATAGTCGTTTGTTAGCGGACTTGCATCTCAATTCGATTACAGTGGGTCAAATTGTCGCCGAAGTGAGTCGACAGCTTGGGTTAGCAGCGCCGGTGGATCCCACTGCTTATGCCAGTGCTACCGTAGCACAAATTGCGCAAGCGATGGAAGATCGGCTAGCTAGCGGTGAAGCGGAGGCTAACCCGACCACGACTTTGCCAGCCGGTGTCGATGCCTGGATACGGGCTTTTACCGTGACTTACTTGGAACGCCCGCGACGAGGGAATCCGTTAACACCACAAGGTCAAGGCGGTTGGCAAGTCTTTGGCGATGCCAATCATCCCTTAAAAGTTCCGCTTGAACAACAATTAAATAGCTGGGGCGGCGGCGGTGTTGCTCTCTGTTTACCAGCAGACGTTAATGAAAACCACATTGGGATGATGTTAGCAGCCGCGCAAGCGGTGTTGGAATTAACCAGCAATCGGCGGTATTTTATCTTAGTTCAAACGGGTAACAGTGCCGCTGCCTTTGCGCGTACCTTGCACCGTGAACAACCTAACCTGACTACGGTAGTTATTACTTTACCACTGTTAACCTCCGCTTTTGACCAACCAACCGCATTACCAGAAAAATCCAATACGATTGCTGTTCAGCAAGCCCTGGAACACATCTTAGCCGAACTTCATATTGCTAAAGGCTATCACGAAGTCCGTTATGATCTCGAAGAGATTCGTTACGAGCGTTGGCTGCAATTATTACCGTCACCAAATTTAGCACCTACTTTACCCCTCACCGCTGCGGATATCTTGCTGGTGAGCGGCGGCGGTAAAGGGATTACTGCGGAATGTGCGGCGGCTTTAGCGCGTGAAACTGGGGTGAAATTAGTCTTGCTCGGTAGAGCTAGTCCAGACCAAGATCATGAATTAGCTGAAAATTTAGCCCGTTTCCAAGCAATGGGCCTCATTTTTAAATATTGTCAAACCGATGTGACCAATGAAACAGCGGTGAAAGCCACTATTGCGGAAATAGTGCCCGAATGGGGAGCTATTACGGCGTTGTTACACGGCGCCGGCACTAACCAACCGACCTTACTGCGTCATCTTGACGCAGCGGCTTTTCAACGGACTTTAGCGCCAAAAGTGGGTGGATTACGGCATTTACTGAACGCGATTGATCCGCAACAGTTACGATTATTGATTAGCTTTGGCTCTTTCATTGCTCCAGCGGGTATGCCAGGAGAAGCCGATTACGCGGTGGCGAATGAATGGCTAGCGGCATTGACCGAAGCGCATCAACAAGCGTATCCGCATTGCCGCTGTTTAACGCTCGAATGGACGGTCTGGTCAGAAGTGGGCATGGGCAAACGGTTGGGTAGTGATGAAACCCTGGCACAACAAGGGATTACTCCGATTTCCCCAGAAGTCGGTATTTCAATATTGCGCCAAGCACTTCTCGCTCAAAATTGGCCCAAGACGGTGATCATCAGTGGTCGGATGCCAGAAGTGCCCACGTTACGTCTGGAACATCCAGATTTACCTTTCTTGCGTTTCTTAGAACATCCTCGCGTTTACTACCCAGGGATTGAATTAGTCGTCGAAGCCGAACTGTCACCGGTTTCTGATCCTTACCTCAATGACCATGTGTTTAAAGGACAAAGCATCTTCCCCGCCGTCATGGGCTTAGAAGCGATGGCACAGGTAGCGGCAACGGTGCTGGGAGTCAAAGAAATAGCCGGATTTGATCAAGTTGAATTTGCTCGTCCGGTCGTCGTTGCCGCTAATCAAGCTGAAATTGTGCAAATCGCGGCGTTGGTTCGAGAACCCGGGAAAGTCGATGTTGTGCTGCGTTGTGCTCAAACCGGTTTTAAAGTGAATCATTTTCAGGCACGTTGTCTGGTGAGTGATGCTATCTCGCCAACTACCGCTATAGCGACTAAACTCAATGGGAAAGAAATTCCTTTGGAACTCGAACCTTATGGAGAATTGCTATTTCAAACCGGTCGATTTAAGCGAATTCGCAGTTACCAACATTTAGAAGCCACTCAGTGTATTGGCGAAATTGCAGCGGCGGATGCCAGTCCCTGGTTTGGACGCTATTTGCCACCTACTTTACTGCTCGGTGATCCCGGTTCACGCGATGCGGCCATTCATGCCATTCAAGCCTGTATTCCCCATGCGCAATTATTACCGATTGCAGTAGAACGCTTGACGCTGGTTGATATTGATTTACCGGGTCCGTGGACACTTTCTGCGCAAGAACGTTGGCGCCAAGGTGACCGATTTTGCTATGATTTCGTGCTACAAACGCCAACCGGTCAGATCCGCGAAATTTGGGAAGGACTCCATTTACATAAAGTCTCAGTGATTCCTTGGCAAACCGGTTGGCAAGAAGCCCTTCTCGCACCCTACGTGGAACGGCGGCTACAAGAATTAATTCCAGCGGCATTGTTGCGAGTAGCCTTACACCATGAAATAACGCCTGATCGTTCGCTTCGCCGTGATCAAGCTTTCCAAAAATTGTTGGGTTCACCCCTGGAGATCGTAAAACGACCCGACGGTAAGCCCGAAATTCCTCGTTCAGATTGGAAAATCTCCGCCGCTCACGCGGGTGATTTCACCTTAACTGTTGCCGGAACGACAGCGGTTGCTTGCGATTTAGAACCCGTGGTGAAACGTGAAAAGCAAACTTGGCTCGATTTATTGGGAAATCATTACGACTTAATTAAGGTGATTGATCAAGATACTCATGAAACCAGTGAAAAAGCCGCTACCCGCATTTGGACCGCCAGAGAATGCTTGAAAAAAGCCGGCGCTTTACTAGAAACGCCTTTAACTATCAAAGAATCCGCTCAAGATGGTTGGATTTTATTCGCTGCCGGCGAAATGACCATTGCTAGCGCCATGACGACCCTCAAGTCGCATGAGGCTCCATTGGCTTTAGCTATTTTGGTGGGGAAGTAA
- a CDS encoding prevent-host-death protein → MKTITLQEAQQCLPELIYLVEQGEEVFIIHDHLTVKLIIPPKTFKKRQFGQYTGKAQMSDDFNYPLPESFWLN, encoded by the coding sequence ATGAAAACGATCACTTTACAAGAAGCCCAACAATGCTTACCAGAGTTAATTTATCTGGTAGAACAGGGTGAAGAAGTTTTTATTATTCACGACCATTTAACAGTAAAACTCATTATACCACCAAAAACTTTTAAAAAACGTCAATTTGGACAATATACCGGTAAGGCGCAAATGAGTGATGATTTCAATTATCCATTACCAGAATCTTTTTGGTTAAATTAA